The stretch of DNA TCGTGGGCGACGCTGGCGACTAATTGCCCCAGTGAAGACATTTTTTCGCTGTGTAATAGTTTAGCTTGAGCTTGTTTGAGTCCGATCAGTGCTTTCTCAAGTTCAGCCGCTTGTGCTTCCGCTTGAGTAGTGGCAGCACAACTTTCTTGATAGAGTTCGAGGTGCTTGATATCCATTTCCAATTGTTCGGATTCACTCTCGTGTTGATATTGAGTGACTACTGCATCCAATGATTCTAATAACCGACCATAAGCAGCGGTGACAATGTAGTTTAAATGGGGATTATTTGGTTCTAATTCTATATCTGGGGATTGTACTAAATCTCTGACTTTAGTAATATAATCGCGTACTTGTTGGTCTAGATTCCAAGGTGGCTCAAAATACATCGCTTTGACGACCTTTGAACTCTGACCTGGTAAATTCATGCTACGATCGCCATTAATTAAGCCATTGTGGGACTTTTCCATAAGATTTATGGCATCGAGCAAGTCGGTACGCAGTTTTACCCTAACAGTCGGAACTTGAGAGCAAACTAACTTTAAAGACAGAAAGGCTATTCGCTGGGAAAGCATTCGCTGCCGACCGCTAATATTCACAACAGCCGCACTAATTTTGCGGGCAGCCCAGATGTCATCTAAATTAAAGTATTTAGTGAATTCTAACATAAGTAATAGTTTGAGAGGACATAAGTTTTTAGAGTTCATAATAATGTAATGTTTTTCTACCCTGTTAAACATTTTGTACAATGATATCCTGAAAAAATATTTTTAGTTACTCGATCCGATCAAACGGTATCTTTAATCACAAATTTTTACTGTAAATAGCTGGACTTGCAGTGAGGGCGAAAGCTATCACTGCAAGAATTATTAAACCGTTTGCTACGAACATTTGTTTAAAAGAAATCCGGTAGCCAAGGTTGAGGGCCAGCAAATATCAGAGTAGCTAGATTGAGTGCCTCATCCTCTCCTTCTTTCTTCTGCTTAGAACTTTCCACAAATTGCACAATAATCCCAATTCTCCAAATTATTGATACAATCTGTATTGTTGAGTTAACTTCAAAAGATCGACCTCCTGCCTTTTGCTGATGCTATTGACTTTAAGTCGATTATGTGCTAGGCGTTGGCTGCTCTAGACTAAATCTACGATCGCTTCCTACTACCTTGTTGTCATGTCAGGGTTTGTAAATAACCTTGCTGTCATGTCAGGGTTTGTAAATAATTGTAACTATAAAATACTCTCAAAGATTAAACTTTATTGCAAACTAGAAACATAACGAGAGTCCTGTGATACCTTCAATGGTGGTCTGAAAACGACGCAGCATAAGGGAAGGAGAACACTTTGAACTCGCAGTTGACAGAATATCCGGCTTGCTCATTGCGTGAAGATGTCAGTGAGTACGTGGCTCATCTACAACTTCACATGACTTTACAGGCTCGTAACTTAGTCCCCAATATTACGCAGGCTAAAGATAGCCGCGAACATCTGTTGCAACAGACTCAAGCTCATTTTGAGAAACGGGTGTCTCGACAAGCTCTTTAGCTGGTGAATTTTTCTCTCTTTGCGATCGCGATTTCCAAAATTTACGCGATCGCTTCTCACTTTGGGGGAGTATGCTTTTTGGCAGATTTTCGCTAATATTCCTTGGAAGTGGCTTAAATCTAATTTATATGCGTACTCCAACAGTTATAGTTTTGACTTTAGCGACCTTGATGGGAAGCGGGTTAACGAATGCGGGTTTAGCGATCGCCCAATCCTCAGCCCTCGAACCAAAAGCCAGCCATCTGCCGACAGCGACAGCCCAAACGCCGACAATTCTGACCAAGGCTTTGGTCGCAAAGGCAAGATGCCTCTCCCACAAGAAAATTAGCTCTTGTGAAACAGGTAAGATGGCTGTTGCTGAGATTGATACAAAATATCCAAGCACTATTAAAAACCAGACGGTTGAAACCGCATCTGCACAGACACAACCCGCCGACGCGGGTTGTAAAATTATATCTCCCTCTTCAGTCCGCGCAGGCGGACTTGGTTTGTGTAGCCGCGAATTCTATTCGCCCAGGCTTGGCGGACTGATTGAGAATAATCGACTGATTGAGAATAATCGACTGATTGAGAATAATCGACTGATTGAGAATAATGTAGAGACGGTAACGATCGCAGCAAAAAAAGCTCTGCCTAAAGATTTTAAATCCGCGATCGCGACACCAACCCAAAGCATCGCCAGCCCCATTCCCTCACTCTCCAGCAGCCAAAGCACCCAAGTATTCAACAGTAGCGCCCAAGAACTCGGCGGTAGCGTACAAATGAGTATAGATGAGGGAGCGATCGCTCAAGATGTCGAAGGCGCTTATGTCAGAGAAGTACAAGTCCGCTTCGTCAACTCCAAAGGCGAAGCAGTAGATAAAGGGGGCAACCCAATTCAGGGGCGGATTTCAGAAGATTTCATCCGCAGCGAAATCCAACTCAAAGCCGGGGACAATTACAGTCAGGAAGCAGTCCGCAGAGATTTGCAGCAGTTGCGGCAATTGGCTTTATTTTCCAAGGTCACAGTTTCCACAGTACAAGTCGGTACTGATATCGATGTCATCTACAACGTCACAGAAGGTCAGCCCCGCAGTTTTAACTTTGGTGGCGGTTATAGCGATGACCTTGGGGTGTTTGTAATTTTGG from Kamptonema formosum PCC 6407 encodes:
- a CDS encoding BamA/OMP85 family outer membrane protein, yielding MRTPTVIVLTLATLMGSGLTNAGLAIAQSSALEPKASHLPTATAQTPTILTKALVAKARCLSHKKISSCETGKMAVAEIDTKYPSTIKNQTVETASAQTQPADAGCKIISPSSVRAGGLGLCSREFYSPRLGGLIENNRLIENNRLIENNRLIENNVETVTIAAKKALPKDFKSAIATPTQSIASPIPSLSSSQSTQVFNSSAQELGGSVQMSIDEGAIAQDVEGAYVREVQVRFVNSKGEAVDKGGNPIQGRISEDFIRSEIQLKAGDNYSQEAVRRDLQQLRQLALFSKVTVSTVQVGTDIDVIYNVTEGQPRSFNFGGGYSDDLGVFVILGVRQIIGRSQRVSLLFQPSIRDFEYDLRFTSPYLASEDRLGYSFGTFRDRRSSDIFDKDVNLPDDNKVREIRMGGNVNFTRPIGDWQGTLGLNYTSISTRDRNLRIARRDEEGNPLTLSGTGVDELYTVSLAFTRDWRNNPFNPTSGSILTLGTEQSIPLGRGNITMNRLLANYIQYVPIQLIGRGDPEALPEMFAFNLQAGTIVGDFPPTEAFRLGGSSSVRAYTSGALGTGRSYVLASGEYRFPIRNNIGGVIFVDFASDLGSGDSVLGEPAIVRDKPGTGAGAGVGVRVRSPFGLIRFDIGVSDRGGVRFLFGTGQRF